The Oscillatoria acuminata PCC 6304 genomic interval AAAAGACACTGACGATCGCCTATCCCCCGCCCAAACCTGTTTCTCCCTTACAAGTTTGGTACCAGTTGGTGGGGGTGGCGAAATATCTCAGCCGAACCGGACAACGCGCAACCCGGGGACAAGTCTGTTCTAAACTATCGATTAGCGATCGCACCTTAGAAATCGGCATCCAAGCCTTAATCGCCGCAGGTTTTCAAGTCAAGACAATGGGAGAGAGTTTGCAGGTTATTTCCGGACCCTTAACCCATCCTCTCGGCGTTGGCGATCGCTTTTCTGCCGCAGTTGAGGAGGAACAGTTTCGGCGCACCTATTTTTATCAAGTTCCCCTGTCTACCGTCCAGGCGATCGGGCGTGGTAGGGGGGATGGGGAGGATGGGGAGGACTTACAAAAATAGGTTTGTTAGCCTAGCCCTGTCAAGGTGGTAAATTTAATGACCCCAAATCCTTATTTCTTGTAGGGGCGCGAGAGTGATCGCCTGTCCAAGAGATAAATTCGATGACCCCAAATCATTGTTTCTTGTAGGGGCGCAATGCTTGCGCCCCTGGGGCGCAAGCATTGCGCCCCTACAATCAATACACCTTGACAGGGCTAGTTTGTTACCCTTAATAGCACCTCCGGTCCCCTCCCCAAGACACAGGGGAGGGGACCGGAGGTGCTCTTGAATGTGAGGCATCTCCCCCATCAATCCAACTGCCCCTGATGTTCACATTCATAATCCTCGGGTTGCCATTGGGTGATATCAATTTCACTCAGGCGTTCCACCTGCTGACATTCGCGGGAATAGAATTGATCAATGATGGCCCAAATTAAACTGCGGGTGACATCTAATGCGGTTTTTAGCCAAAACTCTTTATTGCCAGGGATGCCTTCCTCCTCTACGATTTCTATTTCAACTGCAATTCCTTTTGCACCTAACAAAATCTGGGCTAACCACTTAGCGCGAGGCAGATGGGTTTCGGAGGTGATGACTTTGACTTTTTTCACATCCCACTGTTTCAAAAGTTCACCACTAAAGGTAAAGTTGGTAAAGGTAGAGTAGGCGCATCGTTCTAACCAAACATTCTGATTCGGAGCGCGATCGCGATCGAAAATTAGCTGCACACAAGGGGAGGCCGAACCTTGAGAAATCACAATGGGAATGTCTGGATTCTGTTTAGCAAATTGGGTGACGTAGATTTCTCGTTGGATGCTACCACCGAGGACTAAAATCGCATCGACTGACCCAGCGGCAGCAGATTGTAGACGGATCATTTGGGCTGCCCAGAATCCACCCAGGATGAGAATAAAAGATACAGTAACCCCTATAACAATTTTCTGTTTTTTCCCTCTGCCTCGATTTCCTAACGGAGGAGGGGTGGGTTGGGGACGGGATTTTTGTTTCATGGCGATCGCCTACTCCCTATCCGGTAGCAGAAATATCACTCGACCGTCCTCAGTGATTTCCTTCGAGGCCCCCAAGTTGAGCATTTCTTGTTCGGCTCGTTGTCTAACCGATTCATTGATACTATTTTGATACACCTCATTCCAGGACCACAGGCGAATCCCGGTACTATCGGGTTCGGTTCTCAGGAAGTCGGCTGCACCTTGATAGAGGCTTGCATAGTCTTCGTACTCTGTCCCGATCGCCCATTGCGCTGCCATTTCATGGGATTCAATGCTGCTGGGAATATCCCCCAGTAACAGCAGTTGATCTAATCCTTTGAAGCGCCACACCAGAAAGGATTTGGGATTGATTTCTGGGGACAAGGCTTCTAGACCCCGTTCCATATATTGGATCCCCAGTTCGGGTTCCCCCTGGGCGAAGGAAACTGCCGTGGAGATAAACGGATACATTTCAGCGAAGCGAGGGTCGAGGCGGGTAATAACGTCGAAGTATTCTTTATTTAAGGCGTAGCCAACTTGGTCTCGGATCTCTTCATCCCCAAAATACTGTACCCATTTGAGGAAGGCATAGTTGGCGATCAGGTTATCAAAACCGAGGGTGGGCGATCGCCTGAGGATTTGGAGTTGGAGGGCTTCTTGTTGTTGAGCTTGTCTGGGGTCGGTTTGGGCTAGGCGGGGGTTTCCTAGACCCGTTTGCTGCATGATCATGGCTCCAGCGAGGGCGACAATGGCGATCGCCACAGTCCCCCATTTTCCCCACCCTCGCGAGGCAACGGTTTGTACTTTAGATTCCACTACACCCTTACTCCTGATCTAAATTCTGGCGGGTTGGAGGTAACCCCGGCCAGTGGTCCCAGTCCCTCGGTCTGGCTTGGTCTCCTGCGGACTGCCTCCTTCTATCGGACTTTCCTGCTCACTCTCAACCTAAGTTCGCTCTGTCTTCTGGGGTACCTGCCCCAAAGCGTTCAACCGGGCAGCCCGAGTTACAAAATTTCAACATCTACAGATTAACTTAAAAAATATTGCATCGGAACATACTGCGCTTGACAAATATTTTAGTTACACTAGAGACAACCTCAATTAAATCATCCGTGTGTCAACATCCATTCGGCGATTTCAGGGACGCTCACTGCTCCAGTCATCCGGAAACCGTTTCCGTTTTCATGAAGTCACTGCTAGTCAGGGGACCCAGGACGGTTACTCCATTGTCACC includes:
- a CDS encoding YdcF family protein, translated to MKQKSRPQPTPPPLGNRGRGKKQKIVIGVTVSFILILGGFWAAQMIRLQSAAAGSVDAILVLGGSIQREIYVTQFAKQNPDIPIVISQGSASPCVQLIFDRDRAPNQNVWLERCAYSTFTNFTFSGELLKQWDVKKVKVITSETHLPRAKWLAQILLGAKGIAVEIEIVEEEGIPGNKEFWLKTALDVTRSLIWAIIDQFYSRECQQVERLSEIDITQWQPEDYECEHQGQLD